From the genome of Bifidobacterium asteroides, one region includes:
- a CDS encoding lactococcin 972 family bacteriocin produces MRKFGRVVASSMVALALSTGIAPVAMAGGAGGGSFTCDLSGVPAWGHVTSSYMHPKKNHYATAIGTGRVTSQAYSGKWAVAQTGRRAKGNQCYWGIY; encoded by the coding sequence ATGAGGAAGTTTGGGAGAGTTGTTGCTTCATCAATGGTAGCTCTTGCATTGTCGACTGGTATAGCGCCTGTTGCCATGGCAGGTGGCGCTGGTGGAGGTAGTTTTACTTGTGATCTGTCCGGGGTTCCAGCTTGGGGACATGTGACTTCGTCATATATGCATCCGAAGAAGAACCATTATGCGACCGCGATAGGTACTGGACGCGTCACATCACAAGCATATAGCGGTAAATGGGCTGTCGCTCAGACTGGCCGCCGTGCTAAAGGCAATCAGTGCTACTGGGGTATATATTAA
- a CDS encoding ribbon-helix-helix protein, CopG family produces the protein MAKQVTSENQEDIDALIRAADRGELIHHPKAAIRRDPDAPLLTDEQAASLMAQSLAKLEKPEERRAEARTARRTWRVRVPEDLDDKASRLAKKEGIPKSAIIRKAVARYLQAMAEQPTEA, from the coding sequence ATGGCCAAGCAAGTCACATCCGAGAACCAGGAGGACATCGATGCGCTGATCCGCGCAGCCGACCGGGGGGAGCTGATCCACCACCCGAAGGCCGCCATCCGGCGGGACCCCGACGCCCCGCTGCTGACCGACGAGCAGGCCGCATCGCTCATGGCCCAGAGCCTGGCGAAGTTGGAGAAGCCGGAGGAACGGCGGGCCGAGGCACGGACCGCTCGACGCACCTGGAGGGTCAGGGTGCCCGAGGACCTGGACGACAAGGCCAGCCGGCTGGCCAAGAAGGAAGGCATCCCCAAGTCGGCCATCATCCGCAAGGCCGTCGCCCGATACCTGCAGGCCATGGCCGAGCAGCCGACAGAAGCCTGA
- a CDS encoding bacteriocin-associated integral membrane family protein codes for MVVTFEMLITIDQELPAGTGTSFTIERVDTATKADAVRAIAQASRTLGINVFKIQPSFRNSMNSRVLVAFVGDQKSFQRNGGYDYPSFSTRDQSTKVVSYKEITTQDLRGSYATNADRSHMEQLAKALSRSRIVVDESQSLWSRGFWIAAMIYALGKGGLWAGVVIIAITLVVSTAYSLSRNRKIHAIKAMHGYTSGRILVGELVSLLATLAVGLMTIALVGLPFLWIVNDFHQIWRLLRTLLIAVAVLTAYLVFLALTLGGASTFRDRIPAVLNGEGDELRDGIIAGFAQFMVVAVLFGTISGSLNRISAVQSTSRSLAQWSRISDQYVLRLSVNTNTPHEDDLRTAPPLMKVIEDLDSRGKAMLVGYNGDSVRPADGNNDPYEPDGSDSMIVSPNYLDKQPIAGLDGKPVRVVGRDIGAFTLLVPSSYKGDPGALLKKYAEYFKTQCQLGVTQKQKPYSCSPHGVLVRTRSGQDISLFSGTQFMPAEDQQKLSLKDPVVAVTSPSSGLISPMVYLSYTSSDSVLFSDPELLQSKLDHYGISGYFQGIDNAKDSVAYTLSLSRNEQRGDIIAISFGLAAAMMAILVCSAAYCARRRRLSFVQFIHGYGFFRRHGGFLVMQNTGVLLTLMAVGIIGSMSKVADLVAGTLLFAGSSLIMAITVSVYESRFRADDIKRP; via the coding sequence ATGGTGGTGACATTCGAGATGCTTATCACCATCGATCAGGAGCTTCCTGCGGGTACTGGTACCTCTTTCACCATCGAGAGGGTTGATACCGCGACAAAGGCGGATGCTGTGCGTGCGATTGCCCAAGCTTCAAGAACTTTGGGGATCAATGTCTTCAAGATCCAACCTTCATTTCGTAACTCGATGAATTCTCGTGTTCTCGTGGCCTTTGTGGGTGACCAAAAGTCTTTTCAACGAAATGGAGGGTACGATTATCCTTCCTTTTCAACGCGTGACCAGTCAACGAAAGTAGTTTCTTATAAAGAGATTACCACCCAGGACTTGCGCGGAAGCTATGCGACCAATGCGGATAGGTCGCATATGGAACAGCTCGCCAAGGCTTTGTCACGTTCCCGGATAGTGGTTGACGAATCACAAAGCCTCTGGTCACGAGGCTTCTGGATAGCTGCGATGATATATGCGTTAGGGAAGGGTGGCCTTTGGGCGGGAGTCGTTATCATCGCCATCACATTGGTGGTTTCCACCGCGTATTCCCTGTCCAGGAACAGGAAGATACATGCGATCAAGGCAATGCACGGTTATACCAGCGGAAGGATACTTGTCGGCGAGCTGGTTTCACTGCTCGCCACGCTCGCCGTGGGATTGATGACGATTGCCTTGGTGGGATTGCCTTTCCTCTGGATTGTCAATGACTTCCACCAGATTTGGAGACTCCTCCGAACGCTGTTGATCGCCGTGGCTGTATTGACAGCATATCTTGTCTTCCTGGCGTTGACTTTAGGCGGTGCCAGTACATTCCGCGATCGGATACCCGCCGTCCTTAACGGGGAGGGCGACGAACTCCGTGATGGCATCATCGCGGGTTTTGCCCAGTTCATGGTGGTGGCTGTTCTCTTTGGTACCATCAGCGGGTCTCTGAATAGAATCAGCGCGGTACAGAGCACCAGCCGGTCCCTGGCACAGTGGTCTCGCATCTCGGATCAATATGTCCTCAGATTGTCAGTCAACACCAACACCCCACACGAGGATGATCTCCGGACAGCGCCTCCCCTGATGAAAGTGATCGAGGATCTTGACAGCAGAGGGAAGGCAATGCTGGTCGGATATAACGGTGACTCCGTTCGTCCCGCTGATGGGAACAATGATCCTTATGAACCGGACGGATCCGATTCGATGATAGTGAGCCCGAACTATCTTGACAAACAACCCATTGCCGGACTTGATGGGAAACCGGTTAGAGTGGTTGGAAGAGATATTGGGGCTTTCACACTCCTGGTGCCTTCATCATATAAAGGGGACCCCGGAGCCTTGTTGAAGAAATATGCCGAATATTTCAAGACACAGTGCCAACTGGGTGTTACCCAGAAACAGAAACCATATTCCTGTAGCCCTCACGGCGTCCTGGTCCGCACACGTTCGGGCCAAGACATATCCCTCTTCTCGGGGACCCAGTTCATGCCTGCAGAAGATCAGCAGAAGCTGTCTTTGAAGGATCCGGTGGTAGCCGTCACATCCCCATCGTCAGGGTTGATCAGCCCCATGGTATACCTGTCATACACATCAAGCGATAGTGTATTGTTCTCCGATCCGGAACTCCTGCAAAGCAAGCTGGACCATTATGGAATCTCCGGATACTTCCAGGGTATTGACAACGCCAAAGACTCGGTAGCGTATACATTGTCATTATCCCGGAACGAGCAACGCGGGGACATCATAGCCATATCGTTCGGTCTGGCCGCTGCCATGATGGCCATCCTCGTGTGCTCGGCCGCGTATTGCGCAAGACGACGCAGACTCTCCTTCGTCCAATTCATCCATGGATACGGGTTCTTCAGAAGACACGGAGGCTTTCTTGTCATGCAGAATACCGGGGTGCTGCTGACCCTCATGGCAGTCGGCATTATCGGCTCGATGAGCAAGGTTGCGGATCTGGTGGCTGGAACATTGCTCTTCGCCGGATCCAGCCTCATCATGGCCATTACCGTATCGGTATACGAATCAAGGTTCCGTGCCGACGACATCAAACGCCCGTGA